A stretch of Carnobacterium iners DNA encodes these proteins:
- a CDS encoding heavy metal translocating P-type ATPase has translation MKNKTFTIEGMHCASCAQTIEKAVKKLPGVQNSTVNLATEKLTVDYDQSKITDKDILSAVADAGYQANSLDVQKSFVIEGMTCASCAQTVEKAVGKQLGVSTANVNLATEKLHVQYDPKIVSVADIIKTVSDTGYKASEEVDAAMKSEEEQDKKARYISSLWKRFWISALFTVPLLYISMGHMLGAPLPEFLNPAINPVIFVITQLVLTIPVVILGRNFFTIGFKALFKGHPNMDSLVALGTSAAFIFSLGATIAVFLGNTTYAMELYYESAAVILTLITLGKYVEALSMGKTSEAIKKLMGLAPKTARVMRDGKEIELAIEEVQVGDNLVVKPGEKMPVDGIIIEGMTSVDEAMLTGESMPIEKTIGDTIISGSMNQNGTIQYKATKVGKDTTLSQIIKLVEDAQGSKAPIAKLADTISGYFVPIVIALALIAGLSWYVSGQSGVFVLTIVISVLIIACPCALGLATPTAIMVGTGKGAEHGVLIKSGVALETTHQVETVIFDKTGTITQGKPKVTDIVTSADFSKEKLLLLAASAEKGSEHPLGAAIVLEAETKKVTLAKMHEFNAIPGHGIEGMIDGQRILLGNKKLMDERAISLGTLATTSDSLASEGKTPMYIAVDGQLAGIIAVADTIKESSVKAIERLNQMGLEVVMITGDNKRTAQAIAKQVGIERVLSEVLPEEKANEVKMLQSEGKKVAMVGDGINDAPALAQADIGIAIGSGTDIAIESADIVLMRSDLMDVPTAIELSKATIKNIKENLFWAFAYNILGIPVAMGVLYLLGGPLLNPMLAGAAMSFSSVSVLLNALRLKRFKPKLI, from the coding sequence ATGAAGAATAAAACATTTACGATTGAGGGCATGCATTGTGCATCTTGTGCGCAAACAATAGAAAAGGCCGTTAAAAAATTACCTGGTGTTCAAAATTCGACAGTCAATTTAGCAACTGAAAAGTTAACTGTTGATTACGATCAATCAAAAATAACGGATAAAGATATTTTATCTGCTGTAGCAGATGCTGGGTATCAAGCGAATAGTTTGGACGTTCAGAAATCATTTGTTATAGAAGGAATGACTTGTGCCTCTTGCGCGCAAACGGTGGAAAAGGCAGTTGGAAAGCAATTAGGAGTTTCAACAGCTAACGTAAATTTAGCAACCGAAAAATTACACGTTCAATACGATCCAAAAATTGTATCAGTGGCAGATATTATCAAAACAGTCAGTGATACGGGGTATAAAGCAAGTGAAGAAGTAGATGCGGCAATGAAATCTGAAGAAGAGCAAGATAAAAAAGCTCGTTACATTAGTAGTCTTTGGAAACGATTCTGGATTTCGGCTCTATTTACAGTCCCTTTATTGTATATTTCTATGGGCCATATGTTAGGAGCTCCACTACCCGAGTTTCTAAATCCAGCAATAAATCCAGTTATATTCGTCATTACTCAACTTGTTTTGACTATTCCAGTTGTAATTTTAGGCAGGAATTTTTTTACTATTGGATTTAAAGCTTTATTTAAAGGGCATCCGAATATGGATTCACTAGTAGCTCTTGGAACTAGTGCAGCTTTTATTTTTAGTTTAGGAGCAACTATCGCTGTCTTTTTAGGTAATACGACTTATGCGATGGAATTGTATTACGAATCAGCTGCCGTTATTTTAACCTTGATTACACTTGGAAAATACGTTGAGGCTTTATCAATGGGGAAAACGTCTGAGGCGATTAAAAAATTGATGGGGCTAGCACCTAAAACTGCCCGGGTTATGAGAGATGGGAAAGAAATTGAATTAGCTATTGAAGAAGTTCAAGTTGGAGACAATTTAGTTGTTAAGCCTGGTGAGAAAATGCCAGTTGATGGAATAATTATAGAAGGAATGACTTCAGTTGATGAAGCAATGTTGACTGGAGAAAGTATGCCTATTGAAAAAACTATTGGAGATACAATTATTTCTGGTAGCATGAATCAAAACGGAACGATTCAATACAAAGCAACAAAGGTTGGTAAAGATACGACTTTATCACAGATTATTAAATTAGTAGAAGATGCACAAGGATCAAAAGCACCGATTGCTAAATTAGCTGATACGATTTCTGGGTATTTTGTTCCTATTGTTATTGCGTTAGCTTTGATAGCTGGTTTGAGCTGGTATGTTTCAGGACAATCAGGTGTTTTTGTGTTAACGATTGTCATTTCAGTATTGATTATCGCATGTCCGTGTGCATTGGGCTTAGCAACACCAACAGCGATTATGGTTGGGACTGGAAAAGGCGCAGAGCATGGAGTATTAATTAAAAGTGGTGTTGCTCTAGAGACCACTCACCAAGTCGAAACAGTTATATTTGATAAAACAGGAACGATTACACAAGGAAAACCAAAAGTAACCGATATTGTTACAAGTGCTGATTTTTCAAAAGAAAAGTTACTGCTATTAGCAGCATCTGCTGAAAAAGGTTCAGAGCACCCACTAGGAGCGGCTATTGTTCTTGAGGCAGAAACTAAAAAAGTAACATTAGCAAAAATGCATGAATTTAATGCTATTCCTGGTCATGGGATAGAAGGAATGATAGATGGGCAAAGAATCTTATTAGGCAATAAAAAATTGATGGATGAGCGTGCTATTTCATTAGGAACCTTAGCAACGACTTCTGACTCGTTAGCAAGTGAAGGCAAAACGCCAATGTATATTGCGGTTGATGGTCAATTAGCAGGAATTATTGCAGTTGCAGATACTATTAAAGAAAGTAGTGTTAAAGCGATTGAGCGATTAAATCAAATGGGACTGGAAGTTGTGATGATCACTGGCGATAATAAACGAACAGCCCAAGCGATTGCGAAACAAGTAGGGATCGAACGGGTATTAAGTGAAGTTTTACCAGAAGAAAAAGCAAACGAAGTAAAAATGCTTCAGTCTGAAGGAAAAAAAGTTGCGATGGTAGGAGACGGTATTAATGATGCTCCTGCTTTAGCACAAGCAGATATTGGAATTGCGATTGGTTCAGGAACAGATATTGCAATTGAATCTGCGGATATTGTTTTAATGAGAAGTGATTTAATGGATGTACCAACAGCTATTGAATTGAGTAAAGCAACGATTAAAAATATAAAAGAAAACTTATTTTGGGCTTTTGCATACAACATACTGGGTATTCCTGTAGCAATGGGTGTTCTTTATCTCTTAGGAGGACCGTTATTAAATCCTATGCTTGCTGGAGCAGCAATGAGTTTTAGTTCTGTATCAGTTTTGTTAAATGCTTTAAGATTAAAGCGATTTAAGCCAAAATTAATCTAA
- a CDS encoding CopY/TcrY family copper transport repressor, whose protein sequence is MTAKLKLAITDAEWEIMRVIWTAKSASSKEIISVLQDKMGWKPTTIKTLIGRLVEKNLLATQAVGNKFIYTPTVTEEESVKKVTLDVFSHICNKKIGKTIVNILAEATLSHDDILLLTEVLEQKKKQAVNEIACNCTKGQCDCCKE, encoded by the coding sequence ATGACAGCTAAATTAAAACTAGCCATTACCGATGCAGAGTGGGAAATTATGCGGGTCATTTGGACAGCAAAATCTGCTTCAAGCAAAGAAATTATAAGCGTTTTACAAGATAAAATGGGTTGGAAACCAACAACAATTAAGACACTAATAGGCCGGTTAGTTGAAAAAAATCTATTAGCAACACAAGCAGTAGGCAATAAGTTCATTTATACACCTACTGTTACGGAAGAAGAAAGTGTGAAAAAAGTAACACTAGATGTATTTTCTCATATTTGTAATAAAAAAATTGGGAAAACAATAGTAAATATATTAGCAGAGGCAACATTGAGCCATGATGATATTTTATTATTGACAGAAGTTTTAGAACAGAAAAAGAAACAAGCTGTAAATGAGATAGCATGTAATTGCACTAAAGGTCAATGTGATTGCTGCAAGGAATAG
- the ltrA gene encoding group II intron reverse transcriptase/maturase yields MYERKILERILDKENLTVAFEQVRRNKGVAGVDGMTIDELGIYFLQNKEEVMAQIRQRNYQTSPVLRVEIPKPNGGVRLLGIPTVEDRMIQQAIAQVLTPLFDKGFSNYSYGFRPNRQAEMAINQPLVYFNEGYDWIVDIDLERFFDTVQHDRLMNLVSRTISDGDVISLIRKFLVSGVQVNGIIQDTSIGTPQGGNLSPLLSNIILNELDKELEKRNLRFVRYADDCIIMVKSEMSARRVMRYVTKFIEEKLGLIVNSTKSKITKPNNPEMKFLGFGFYRDFNKKTYQAKPHKISVENFRYKLKVLTRKNWSIDTKYQVERLNQVIRGWINYYKIGSMKSILKKIDSHLRVRLRMCIWHKWKTAKNRRKNLIKLGMDKYSAYKNSHTSKGVVRIAYSWILTTTITNKRLAQFGLVSCVEHYNKIHV; encoded by the coding sequence ATGTATGAAAGGAAAATCCTTGAGCGTATCTTAGATAAAGAGAATTTGACTGTAGCATTCGAACAAGTAAGACGAAATAAAGGTGTCGCAGGTGTGGATGGCATGACAATTGATGAGCTAGGAATATATTTTCTTCAAAACAAAGAAGAAGTTATGGCTCAGATTCGTCAAAGAAACTACCAAACCTCACCCGTTCTTCGAGTGGAGATTCCTAAACCAAATGGTGGTGTTCGTTTACTAGGAATCCCGACAGTTGAAGACCGTATGATTCAACAAGCCATTGCACAAGTATTGACTCCCTTATTCGATAAAGGTTTTAGTAACTATAGTTACGGTTTTCGACCAAACCGGCAAGCTGAAATGGCGATTAATCAGCCGTTAGTGTACTTCAATGAAGGATATGACTGGATTGTTGATATCGATCTAGAACGTTTCTTTGATACGGTGCAACATGACCGATTGATGAATTTAGTCTCTAGAACAATCTCCGATGGAGATGTAATTTCGCTGATTCGTAAATTTCTTGTCAGTGGAGTACAAGTTAATGGGATTATTCAAGATACTAGCATTGGAACTCCGCAAGGAGGGAACCTTTCACCGCTATTGAGCAATATCATACTTAATGAACTTGATAAGGAACTGGAAAAACGAAACCTCCGTTTCGTTCGTTACGCTGATGATTGTATCATTATGGTTAAGAGTGAAATGTCAGCGAGGAGAGTGATGCGTTACGTTACAAAATTTATCGAAGAAAAGTTAGGATTGATTGTCAATAGTACAAAATCTAAGATTACGAAGCCAAATAATCCAGAAATGAAATTTTTAGGATTCGGTTTTTACCGAGATTTTAATAAGAAAACCTATCAAGCGAAACCACATAAAATCTCAGTAGAAAACTTTCGATATAAACTTAAAGTACTTACACGTAAGAATTGGAGTATTGATACGAAATATCAAGTGGAACGACTGAATCAAGTGATTCGAGGGTGGATAAACTACTATAAAATAGGTTCAATGAAAAGCATTTTAAAGAAAATTGACTCTCATTTGAGAGTCCGTCTTAGAATGTGTATTTGGCATAAATGGAAAACAGCTAAGAATCGGCGAAAGAACTTAATAAAATTAGGGATGGACAAATACAGTGCCTATAAAAATAGTCACACTAGTAAGGGTGTCGTACGTATTGCCTATTCTTGGATTTTAACAACGACTATCACAAACAAGAGACTTGCCCAATTTGGCTTAGTCTCTTGTGTAGAGCATTACAATAAAATACATGTTTAG
- a CDS encoding S66 family peptidase: MIKPTALKKGDCVAVLSLSSGILGEDFCSHQLELGKKRLKSMGLKPVFMPNTLKGLDYLKNHPEARAQDLKDAFKDSTIKGIFCAIGGDDTYRIVPYLLEDKEFIRNVQKNPKLFTGFSDTTINHLLFYQLGMTSFYGPNFINDLAELADNLLPYTEDTIHSYFEGFEQKELVSSDYWYEERRDFSKQTIGTHRVQHLEKRGYEILQGTGSFSGTLLGGCLESLSDLLSSERYSDKGLINQQYSLYPSLEQWKDKILFLETSEEKPTPKQLEQLLLTLKRTGIFSVINGVLVGKPQDEQYYEEYKEIYKKIINHQSLPILYNVNFGHAYPRCALPYGIRATVEMVSKKIIFDESYFQSNTTNE; encoded by the coding sequence TTGATTAAACCGACTGCTTTAAAAAAAGGCGATTGCGTTGCTGTTTTAAGTCTTTCTAGCGGTATATTGGGGGAAGATTTTTGCTCTCATCAATTAGAGCTTGGAAAAAAACGGTTAAAATCTATGGGTCTTAAACCAGTTTTCATGCCTAATACTCTCAAAGGCTTAGACTATTTAAAAAATCATCCTGAAGCTAGAGCACAAGACTTAAAAGACGCCTTTAAAGACTCAACGATTAAAGGAATTTTTTGCGCGATAGGAGGTGACGATACTTACCGTATAGTTCCTTATTTACTTGAAGATAAAGAATTTATTCGAAATGTACAAAAGAATCCTAAATTATTTACAGGGTTTTCTGATACAACAATCAATCATTTACTATTTTATCAATTAGGAATGACATCGTTTTATGGACCTAACTTCATTAATGACCTAGCTGAACTAGCAGACAATTTGCTTCCTTATACTGAAGATACGATACATTCTTATTTTGAGGGTTTTGAACAAAAAGAGCTTGTTTCAAGTGACTATTGGTATGAAGAGCGAAGAGATTTTTCCAAACAAACAATTGGGACTCATCGAGTTCAACATCTAGAAAAAAGGGGATACGAAATTTTACAAGGAACAGGCTCTTTCTCAGGAACATTACTAGGAGGTTGTTTAGAAAGTTTATCAGATTTGTTGTCAAGTGAAAGATATTCAGATAAAGGTTTGATAAATCAACAGTATTCCTTGTATCCTTCCTTAGAGCAATGGAAAGATAAAATTTTATTTCTTGAGACAAGTGAAGAAAAGCCAACTCCAAAACAATTAGAGCAGTTGCTACTGACTTTAAAACGTACAGGAATATTTTCTGTTATTAATGGCGTGTTAGTTGGTAAGCCACAAGATGAACAGTATTATGAGGAGTACAAAGAAATTTATAAAAAGATTATAAATCATCAGTCATTGCCAATTTTGTATAATGTTAATTTTGGGCATGCTTATCCACGTTGTGCTTTACCTTATGGTATTAGAGCAACAGTTGAAATGGTGTCTAAAAAAATTATTTTTGATGAATCTTACTTTCAATCAAATACTACTAACGAATAG
- a CDS encoding NADH-dependent flavin oxidoreductase: MNPKYSNLFEPFTFPSGVTIDNRIVMAPMTTNSAFENGMITTDEHNYYKRRATGIGVVITSCAQVMENGKFAGSFSAASDNRIESLSKLAKTIQHTGSKAILQIFHAGRMGTSTTLRGEQPVSASAIPALRETAEVPRALSDEQVHDLVKAFGQATRRAIQAGFDGVELHGANTYLIQQFFSPHSNRREDHWGGTLEKRMNFPLAVVEAAKEAIQTYADKPFILGYRISPEEMEEPGITLEDTFQLLTKLKDQNLDYIHVSVGSMMQQSTREKALGKPVIQLIQEKIGLEVPIIGVGLIQTPSDAVEALELGIPLVAIGRELIVEPDWIKKVKEGKEQAIRVEIDPQNRTDLMIPDEMWEYISSKPGWIPIAKK; the protein is encoded by the coding sequence ATGAACCCAAAATATAGTAATTTATTTGAACCGTTTACTTTTCCATCAGGTGTAACGATTGATAACCGTATCGTAATGGCACCAATGACGACTAATTCAGCTTTTGAAAATGGAATGATAACGACAGATGAACACAATTATTACAAACGTAGAGCGACTGGTATTGGTGTAGTGATCACTTCTTGTGCGCAAGTGATGGAAAACGGAAAGTTTGCAGGGTCATTTAGTGCAGCATCCGATAACCGTATTGAAAGTTTGTCAAAATTAGCAAAGACTATTCAACATACTGGTTCTAAAGCAATTTTACAAATTTTTCATGCGGGACGAATGGGAACGAGTACTACGTTAAGAGGAGAACAACCGGTCAGTGCAAGCGCAATACCAGCACTAAGAGAGACTGCAGAAGTGCCAAGAGCGTTATCTGATGAACAAGTCCATGATTTAGTGAAAGCATTTGGACAAGCAACGAGAAGAGCCATTCAAGCTGGTTTTGATGGTGTTGAACTACATGGTGCAAATACTTACTTAATTCAACAATTTTTTTCTCCCCATTCAAATCGCAGAGAAGACCATTGGGGTGGAACGCTTGAAAAACGGATGAATTTTCCACTTGCAGTAGTAGAAGCAGCAAAAGAAGCTATTCAAACATATGCAGATAAGCCTTTTATTCTAGGTTATCGTATTTCACCTGAAGAGATGGAAGAGCCGGGTATCACATTAGAGGATACATTCCAATTGTTAACCAAGCTAAAAGATCAAAACTTAGATTATATCCATGTTTCGGTTGGGAGTATGATGCAACAGTCTACGCGAGAGAAAGCGCTAGGAAAACCCGTTATTCAACTGATCCAAGAAAAAATAGGGCTAGAGGTACCCATTATAGGAGTAGGACTAATTCAAACACCGAGTGATGCCGTAGAGGCGTTAGAGTTGGGGATACCTTTGGTTGCTATTGGCCGTGAATTAATTGTTGAGCCTGATTGGATCAAGAAAGTTAAAGAAGGAAAAGAACAAGCAATTCGAGTAGAAATTGATCCTCAAAATAGAACTGATTTAATGATTCCAGACGAAATGTGGGAGTATATATCAAGTAAACCCGGTTGGATTCCGATAGCTAAAAAATAA
- a CDS encoding peptide transporter, with product MWNTSIETMEQLFTYANFLDLSTTYQQINGSYTFEIIGMSLSITLFLLVFYTYFFPKFKNRTIKKMIDYLEDSESLPVVGVVLSIHWFSVMIYKATSIYLFKTVGTPREPAVVVPLFIVSIYPLIFLIKYMTPYIKDSYQSNYFIFAQSLGYSKFKLFFSYVIPNLFPFLERIIKFIYLEMITVMLFIEIQFNTGGLLTGLRNTQIMPAEFKPQLMVINFLFLLLLPYLIMSILFKLIHVFVVSKISK from the coding sequence TTGTGGAACACCTCTATAGAAACAATGGAACAATTGTTTACATATGCGAACTTTTTAGATTTATCCACAACTTATCAACAGATCAACGGCAGTTATACATTTGAAATAATAGGTATGAGCCTAAGTATAACACTATTCTTATTGGTTTTTTATACTTACTTCTTTCCAAAATTTAAAAATAGAACTATCAAAAAAATGATAGATTATTTAGAAGATAGTGAGAGCTTACCTGTTGTTGGGGTTGTCCTTTCTATCCATTGGTTTAGCGTGATGATTTATAAGGCAACGTCTATTTATCTGTTTAAAACAGTAGGAACACCTAGAGAACCTGCAGTCGTAGTGCCATTATTTATTGTAAGTATTTATCCACTTATTTTTTTAATCAAATACATGACACCCTATATTAAAGATAGTTATCAATCTAATTATTTTATTTTCGCGCAATCACTTGGCTACTCTAAGTTTAAACTCTTTTTTTCTTATGTTATTCCTAATTTATTTCCATTTTTAGAAAGAATTATAAAATTTATCTATTTAGAGATGATTACTGTGATGCTTTTTATTGAAATTCAGTTTAATACTGGCGGATTGTTAACAGGACTCAGAAATACGCAAATAATGCCTGCTGAATTTAAGCCACAATTAATGGTTATTAATTTTCTGTTTTTATTGTTATTACCTTACTTAATTATGAGTATTCTATTCAAATTGATTCATGTATTTGTCGTATCGAAGATCAGTAAATGA
- a CDS encoding peptide ABC transporter permease, with protein MSKQKYRNRTLWVLCSILLSFLLLSFLYEPLLSKFFIIRVDKAIINGELAYPPFSPLEVRPFGTDILGFTILAKVIQGFKYTFFIGLFLSVFQILISLFLSTLTIYKLGKTLLMPIVSYFDKLFALIPKPFLLLLLIGPYYHTLLFSADNVQPAVNLTFLLIQLLILFLVGLPSLVKLYHDELTYLLKQDFADASQSLGRSKFRLVRYSFKPQLKELTLNLLVKILTQNLSLFIYLAYFKLYLEGSLVMKLDVSTQYTVTLSNE; from the coding sequence ATGTCAAAACAAAAATATAGGAATAGAACTTTATGGGTATTGTGCTCAATTTTATTGAGTTTCTTGTTGCTTAGTTTTTTATATGAACCTTTATTATCAAAGTTTTTTATCATTCGGGTAGATAAGGCAATAATAAACGGAGAATTAGCTTATCCGCCTTTTTCACCATTAGAAGTCAGACCATTTGGCACGGATATTCTAGGATTTACAATCTTGGCTAAAGTTATTCAAGGATTTAAATATACTTTTTTTATTGGCCTATTCTTAAGTGTGTTTCAAATTTTAATAAGCTTGTTTTTAAGTACCTTAACTATTTATAAATTAGGAAAAACTTTACTGATGCCAATTGTATCCTATTTCGATAAGCTGTTTGCATTAATTCCAAAACCGTTTTTGTTGTTGTTGTTAATCGGACCTTATTACCATACGTTACTATTTAGTGCAGACAACGTTCAACCAGCCGTGAATTTAACATTCTTGTTGATTCAACTACTTATTCTATTTCTTGTTGGTTTACCTAGTTTGGTTAAACTCTATCATGATGAATTGACCTATCTTTTGAAGCAAGATTTTGCTGATGCTAGTCAAAGTTTGGGCCGTTCTAAGTTTAGGTTGGTTCGGTATTCTTTTAAGCCACAATTGAAGGAACTTACATTGAATTTGCTAGTTAAAATTTTAACGCAAAACTTATCTTTATTTATTTACTTAGCCTATTTTAAGTTATATTTAGAGGGTTCTCTGGTTATGAAGTTAGACGTAAGTACTCAATATACCGTAACATTATCTAACGAATGA
- a CDS encoding threonine/serine exporter family protein, translating into MISQILGAFFAVAAATIILESPKKFILPAAFVGASGWFVYLLFLKAFGPVPATYISGLVISTESHIFSRIFKVPVTIFFLPGFFPLFPGSGMYLAVYEFIKGHTSLAQGHLIITIQIAGMIALAIFTIDTVFKVLKKSQNFKKSKAQASQ; encoded by the coding sequence TTGATTAGTCAGATTTTAGGAGCTTTTTTTGCCGTTGCAGCGGCAACCATTATTTTAGAATCGCCCAAAAAGTTTATTTTACCAGCAGCTTTCGTTGGGGCTTCAGGATGGTTTGTTTACTTACTTTTTCTTAAAGCATTTGGACCCGTCCCAGCTACGTATATTTCCGGTCTAGTTATTTCTACGGAGTCCCATATTTTTTCTCGTATCTTTAAAGTTCCAGTAACTATTTTCTTTTTACCAGGATTTTTCCCATTGTTTCCTGGATCAGGGATGTATTTAGCGGTTTATGAATTTATAAAAGGTCATACAAGTTTAGCCCAAGGACATTTGATCATAACCATTCAAATTGCTGGAATGATTGCTTTAGCTATTTTTACAATTGATACAGTTTTTAAAGTATTAAAGAAAAGCCAGAATTTTAAAAAAAGTAAAGCACAAGCGAGTCAGTGA
- a CDS encoding threonine/serine ThrE exporter family protein, whose protein sequence is MDYKTLMDIAMLAGKIMLESNAETYRVEDTMNHILRTSNFETTEALAIATGLVATLDDPSIDDPITIVKRINSIATNLSNIAEVNTISRQLTSGEIAIPEAYAALQNIRKVQYKQGFKDIATSILAASFALLLGGGTLEMVAAGVNGALLALVLKGEKRLGMGPFVRNVVSSAVISIGAGLMQLFLFPTLNMNLVITSTIMPLVPGTAITNAIRDTLQGDYTSGGAKALEAFVVALSIAIGVAIGLVIIGGGLV, encoded by the coding sequence ATGGATTACAAAACATTAATGGATATTGCCATGTTAGCAGGGAAAATTATGCTAGAAAGCAATGCTGAAACCTATCGTGTAGAAGACACAATGAACCATATCTTACGAACTTCTAATTTTGAGACGACCGAAGCCCTTGCGATAGCTACAGGACTAGTTGCTACGCTAGATGATCCTAGCATTGACGACCCGATTACAATTGTTAAGCGAATTAATTCAATAGCGACGAATTTGAGTAATATCGCTGAAGTAAATACTATTTCGCGTCAACTAACTAGCGGAGAAATTGCTATACCAGAAGCCTATGCTGCTTTACAAAATATTAGAAAAGTACAATACAAGCAAGGCTTCAAAGATATCGCAACGTCTATTTTAGCAGCTTCATTTGCCTTGTTATTAGGTGGAGGAACGTTAGAAATGGTAGCTGCAGGTGTTAACGGAGCCTTGTTAGCGCTAGTGTTAAAAGGAGAAAAACGACTAGGTATGGGTCCATTTGTACGTAATGTTGTATCCTCTGCGGTTATTTCAATTGGTGCAGGTTTAATGCAGCTGTTTCTTTTCCCGACACTCAACATGAATTTAGTTATTACAAGTACAATTATGCCCTTAGTGCCAGGAACAGCTATCACGAATGCGATAAGAGATACATTACAAGGTGATTATACTTCTGGTGGTGCGAAAGCACTAGAAGCCTTTGTAGTTGCTTTATCCATCGCTATAGGTGTAGCTATTGGTTTAGTTATTATTGGAGGTGGACTAGTTTGA
- the glmM gene encoding phosphoglucosamine mutase codes for MGKYFGTDGVRGVANSDLTPELAFKLGRFGGYILCQHTQGTNHPRVLVGRDTRISGEMLESALIAGLLSVGIEVMKLGVISTPGVAYLTRVQGAAAGVMISASHNPAPDNGIKFFGSDGFKLSDSTELEIEALLDQAEDTLPRPSAQGLGTVDDYPEGALKYTQFLQQTIPNDLSGLQICLDGANGSASPLINRLFADLETEFDVIGASPNGLNINDGVGSTHPESLAKFVVEKGADAGLAFDGDADRVIAVDELGNIIDGDKIMYICGKHMLEKGRLKKDTIVSTVMSNLGFHKAVEAANMTALQTQVGDRYVVEEMRKNGYNFGGEQSGHMIFLDYNTTGDGMLSGIQLLNVMKQTGKKLSELAEEVVTYPQKLVNIRVSDKYGAMEVPAIKAMIEEVEKEMNGDGRILVRASGTEPLLRVMAEAPTQEKVDLYVDRIAAVVIAEIGLD; via the coding sequence ATGGGAAAATATTTTGGAACAGATGGAGTTAGAGGGGTAGCTAATTCAGATTTAACACCAGAATTAGCATTTAAATTAGGAAGGTTTGGCGGATATATTCTATGTCAGCATACACAGGGAACGAATCACCCACGCGTGTTAGTTGGAAGAGATACGCGTATTTCTGGTGAGATGTTAGAGTCTGCTTTGATAGCTGGTCTGTTATCTGTTGGTATAGAAGTAATGAAGTTAGGCGTCATTTCAACACCAGGAGTTGCTTATTTAACACGTGTGCAAGGAGCTGCTGCAGGAGTCATGATTTCAGCATCACATAATCCAGCACCTGATAATGGGATTAAATTTTTTGGGTCAGATGGTTTTAAGTTATCAGACTCAACAGAACTTGAAATTGAAGCATTATTGGACCAAGCAGAAGATACATTGCCTCGTCCAAGCGCACAGGGTTTAGGAACAGTCGATGATTATCCAGAAGGTGCATTAAAATACACTCAATTTCTACAACAGACCATTCCTAATGATTTAAGTGGATTACAAATTTGTTTAGATGGAGCAAATGGCTCCGCTAGTCCTTTGATTAATCGGTTATTTGCAGATTTGGAAACAGAATTTGATGTGATTGGTGCTTCTCCTAATGGTCTTAACATCAATGATGGTGTTGGATCAACGCATCCAGAAAGTCTGGCTAAATTTGTTGTTGAGAAAGGTGCAGATGCTGGGCTTGCTTTTGATGGAGATGCCGATCGTGTTATTGCTGTTGATGAATTAGGCAATATCATTGATGGAGATAAAATCATGTATATTTGTGGAAAACATATGTTAGAAAAAGGCCGTCTTAAAAAAGATACAATTGTTTCGACAGTGATGAGTAACTTAGGCTTTCACAAAGCGGTTGAGGCTGCAAATATGACTGCTTTACAGACACAAGTAGGCGATCGTTACGTCGTAGAAGAGATGCGTAAAAATGGCTACAATTTTGGTGGAGAGCAATCAGGCCATATGATTTTTTTAGACTACAATACAACTGGAGACGGTATGCTTTCAGGAATTCAATTGCTAAATGTTATGAAACAAACAGGGAAGAAACTATCAGAATTAGCAGAAGAAGTAGTCACTTACCCACAAAAACTTGTTAACATCCGAGTGAGCGATAAATACGGTGCGATGGAAGTTCCTGCAATAAAAGCAATGATTGAAGAAGTAGAAAAAGAAATGAATGGCGATGGCCGTATTTTAGTTCGTGCAAGCGGAACGGAACCGTTATTACGCGTAATGGCAGAGGCACCAACGCAAGAAAAAGTTGATTTATATGTCGACCGCATTGCTGCTGTTGTCATAGCTGAAATTGGATTAGATTAA